The sequence CAACAAACCCGTCGATGCGACGTCGACCGGCGCCATTGCCAATGGCCGCGCCGCCGCGCCGTTCGGCGACGCAGGCGACCAGAACAACTAATATTACCTCCCAAGCCTGACGCGAATCGAATGACCCGGTCCCCGAGTGGAGCCGGGTCGTTTCGCGTTCGCCGAAATCATCGGACGTGAATGGCGATGAACCGCGCCGTGCACCTTAGAAGCCGATTGATGAGGCCATCCGCAGCGTGCGGCTTTTGCTGTGGTGCTGTGCCAGGCGTTCCTATCTCGGCTCCTGATGATACTTGACGATTAAAGTCAGCAATTATATGCCCCCTCGCTAAAATGGAGGTGGCCTTGAGTGCTGGCGAGTTTTCAATATCCACGTTGTTTGCCGCGAACCTGACCGTTCACGGCGACAGGCCAGCGCTTCTGATGCCCGGCGGGAGGATCGTAAGCTATCGGGAATTGGCGGAGCGCGTCGACCGGCAGGCGTCGCAGTGGCGCGGCAGGCGCGGGCTGGCAATGATCGAAGCCGATCTCTCGGAACATGCTGTCGTCGCCTATCTCGCCGCGCTGAAAGCCGGGCATGCCGTGGCCATGCAGAGCCTGAACTCCATGGATGCGGACCGGCAGATCCTGAAGCCGGAATTTTGCTATAGCCGTTTCGACGGGCGCTGGCGGCTGGAACGGCTGGAGGGAGCCACGGAAGCGCTTCATCCCGATCTTGCCGTCCTGCTCTCGACATCCGGTAGCACTGGCCATGGCAAATGCGTCCGGTTATCTGCGGCAAACATCCAGTCCAATGCACAGGCGATCGCCGCATATCTCGGCCTCACTGCCTCGGATCGAAGCTGCCTCGTTCTGCCGATCCATTATTCCTACGGCTTGTCGGTGTTGAATGCCCATCTCGCTGTCGGCGCAAGCGTCTATGTCCCAGGCGGTTCGATCCTCGACGAGGCCTTCCTCGATGGACTGGCCAAGAGCGGCAGCACCAATCTTTCCGGCGTTCCCTATTCCTACGACCTGTTAGAAAAGGTCGGTTTCCGCGAACGGGATTTCCCGGACTTGCGCTTCATGACGGTGGCAGGCGGACGTCCGGCACCGGAAATGATTCGCCGCTACAACGAACATCTGGCGCGGCGCGGGGCGCTCTTCTTTGCAATGTATGGCCAGACCGAAGCGACGGCGCGGATCGCCTATGTGCCGCCGGATCGGCTGGCGGGCAGGGAGGACCGGATCGGTATCGCGATATCCGGGGGAAGCCTCACGATTGAGGACGACCAGGGACGGCTGATTGCGGCTGCCGAGACGCCCGGAGAACTCGTCTATCGCGGCCCGAATGTGATGATGGGCTATGCCGGTTCGCGCGCCGATCTGGCGCGCGGCGCGGAGCTCGCGGAATTGCGAACCGGCGATCTGGCTGTAAGGGATGCTGAAGGGTTCTTCCGCATCGTCGGACGAACGAAGCGCATATCGAAAATTGCCGGCCTGCGAATCGGCCATGACAGTCTGGAGGCAGCCCTTGAGCGTCGCGGCATTGCCGCCGCCGTCATCGGCGACGATGCCTGCATTCATGCTTTCTATGCCGCGACGCCCGGTTCCGGTAGACCAAGTCCCGAGGAAGTCCGCAGGATCCTTGTTGCGGCCAGCGGCTTGACCCTCATGCAGATAAAGGTGTCGTGTGTCGATGAACTGCCGCGGCTGCCTTCCGGCAAGGTCGACTACCGGCGCCTCCAGGACCAAGCGGAGGAGCGCGTCCGCACCGACCATGGCGACGGCATAGCATCGCTTTTCGATCAGCTCTTCTATCCGAAGAAAGTTCAACCGGGCGACAGCTTCCTTTCGCTCGGCGGCGACTCGCTTCGTTTCGTCCAGCTTTCGGTAGGGTTGGAAAAAGTCCTGGGTGAGGTGCCCGAGGCCTGGGAAAAAATGACGGTGGCGACACTGGCGACCCTGCAGAAGCGGGAGACGAAGGGGCGGCAGATCGGTTCCGATCTCATGATCCGGGCACTGGCGATCCTGCTCGTCGTCCTGCACCATGAAACGCTGTGGCCTATCCCCGGCGGATCAGCGGCGATGGTTATCCTTGCGGGCTTCGGCCTCGCACGTTTTCAGGTTCGCGCACTGCTCTCGGGGGCGGTGCTGCAGATCCTGCGGCCGCTCGGGCAGATACTCGTTCCTTATTATCTGATCGTAGCAGGCTATGCGCTTGGCTGGGGCCAGGTACCTTGGGCCTCGGTCTTCCTCGTCGGCAATTTCGGTTTCGCCGATCCGGAACGCCACGACATGGTGCCTTATCTCTATTGGTTCATCGAAGCCTATTGCCAGATGCTGGTCGTGTTTGCCGCCGTCTTCGCCGTGCCTTTTGTCCGGCGCGCTGGCCAGGCCAAGCCCTTTGCCGTGGGCATGATGCTGTTTGCGGCGGCACTTGCTGCGCGGCTGGCGCTGCCTCTGTTCGTGGACATCGGCAATCGCCAGATATTCGCGCTGCCCTGGGTTTTCTATTTGGCGGTTCTGGGCTGGTGCGCCGCCGTTGCCGAAACCACGTTTCAGCGCGTCATGCTGATGTTGGCCGGGACGGGCGCCTTCCTGTTCTTCGGCCTCTATGAAGGCGTGTGGATCGGCACGAAGATCAAGTATCTGCTGCAGATCGTGGTGTTGGCGACCTTGCTTTTCCTGCCGCGCATTCGGGTCCCGAAATGGGCCATCCGGATGATCTTGCCTCTCTCTGCCGCCGGCTTTCACATCTATCTGCTGCACCGTTTCGTGCCGGAGCTTCTGCTGCTGCCGATGCGGCCACTGTTATCGCCGACCGTCTACTCCTCTTGCGCTCTCGTCGGTGGAGTGGGACTTGGCCTGGTGATATGGACGGCTCACCAGCGTCTTCTCCAGTTGCTGGCACGCTCCGAAGGACGCCGGCGTCCACTCGACGCGCTGCGCCAGTTGGCCGGCCGGCTTCGCTTCGGGCGCGACGGTTTCTTACTGCCTCAGCCCGAAATGGCCGTCGCCGATCAGCAAAACTGAGAGGCGCGGCCGCATTGGATCATGTCGCCGCGCTAATCCGCCCACCTGGTGCCATCTGTCCGCAGGAAGAAAACCAGATCGAGTGTCAATGACGGGCCGCCAAGCGCGGTCAAGATCGCGTGCGCCTGGCCGCGGTGATGGGTCTGATGATTGAAGAAATGCGCAAGCGTCGGTCCGAGCCTTTGGGTGATATCGACCGGCGTCGTGAGCGGCGTATAGGTGAAGCGTGTTGCAAGCCGTGCCTCGTCAAGGCTGTCGACCCAGGCGATGATGCGCTCGTCTTCCGCCACTCGCGCCGCCGTCAGAGCGTCGAGGTCCTCATGCAGGATTGCATCAAGTGCCGTCGGCGCATCCCCTTGCTTGGTGAAGCGCTTCATCCAAACCCGGTCGGCAACGAGAATATGGTTGAGCGTCCGATGCAGCGAGCCGAAGAAGGCGCCCTTGTCTTCGCGGAACTCGGCGTCCGAGAGTTCCGCCGCAGCGGTATAGAGCCGCCGATTGGCCCAGCGATTGTAGTCGGCAAACATCCGGTAGTGGTCGTGCATCGGTGATCTCCGTGGTTCGCGGCAGCCTACAGCGGCGTGCGTCTTTTCAGACGCACAAAGGTCGCTGTAGCACTTTGAATTGCTGCATGTTTTTATCCTTAAATCGGCTCCGATTTAAGGAAACGTGCAGTAGCGCGGATTAGCATTCCGGTGTCGAATGCCACTCATGAAATTTACTGATTTGATCTACCGGCCTCTCTGCCGTCGAATGGGTGTCGGAACATCAAATCAGGAGATCGCATGCCCCGTAAGCTTTATACTCTGTGTGGGACCGACAAGGCCCGCCCGTTTTCGCCACATGTCTGGAAGACGAAGCTCTCGCTTGCCCATAAGGGACTTGCCTTCGACATTGCTCCCGTCGGCTTCACCGAAATCCCGAAGTTGGAGGAGGGGGCAACGAAAATCGTGCCGCTGCTGCGCGACGGTGAAAAACTGGTCAAGGACAGCTTTGAGATCGCGCTCTATCTCGAGCAAGCCTATCCCGAACGTGCAACGCTCTTCGGCGGCGAGGGCGGCAAGGCCATGGCCCGGTTCGTCGAGGGATGGTCGCAGATGACGCTGCACCCGGTGATTGGGCGCATCGCGATCATGGATATCCATGACAGCCTCGATCCTGTCGACCAGGCCTATTTCCGCCGGAGCAGAGAGGAACGCTTCGGCCAATCGCTGGAGGAGATTGCCGAGGCAGGACGGTCGGATATCAAAGCTTTTTCGACGAAACTCGAGCCGCTGCGCCACATGCTGAAAGCCCAGCCCTTCCTCGGCGGAGACAGGCCCCTTTTCGCCGACTATATCGTCTTTGGCGCGCTGCAATGGGCACGTATCATCTCGCCACACCGGTTGCTCGCCGCGGGCGACGTCGTCTTCGACTGGTTCGAGCGGTGCCTCGATCTCCACGATGGTCTCGGCCGTTCCGTGACAGCCGCATGAAACCGGCGCTGGAGGCAGCGAATCATCGGCGCTCCCCCTTGTTTTGCTCGGAATTGGCGGCTAATGAACCGCCACTTCAAGAAACAAGGGAATTGAGCCAATGGCGATTGAACGTACTTTCTCGATGATCAAGCCGGATGCTACGAAGCGCAACCTCACCGGCGCCATCACCAAGATGCTCGAAGATGCCGGCCTGCGCGTCGTCGCCTCGAAGCGCGTCTGGATGAGCCGCCGCGAAGCCGAAGGCTTCTACGCGGTTCACAAGGAACGTCCGTTCTTCGGCGAACTGGTCGAGTTCATGTCTTCCGGCCCGACCGTGGTTCAGGTCCTCGAAGGCGAGAACGCCATTGCCAAGAACCGCGAAGTCATGGGCGCCACCAATCCGGCCAACGCTGCCGACGGTACGATCCGCAAGGTTCATGCGCTTTCGATCGGCGAAAACTCGGTTCACGGTTCCGATGGTCCGGAAACGGCGGCGGAAGAAATCGCCTATTGGTTCGCCGGCACCGAAATCGTCGGCTGATTCACATTCTTCGTTTCGGCTCGTAATACGCTGAAAACACTCTTGAAACCGGGGCGGAAACGTCCCGGTTTTATGTTGGGCAGCTTGCCGTCTCGAAGCGCTCCGGCGCCTTGCCGTCGTGGAATACAGCGGGGTTCTTGTCATAACCCGGCCCTTCGACGAGCGGTTTCGCCGGCATCACGTCCTGATCTATGTCGGAGATCACCGTCGTTTCCAGTTTCTGCAGCGTTGCCCCATCCGGTCCCTTGACTTCGATTGTCACCGCGTATGGCGTCTCCTTCTTGACACAAGTAATATCCGGGCTTTCCAGCACCACCTTTTCAAGCTTTGGAAAGAGTTTGCGCGTGAGCGTCAGCGGCTCGCCGCCGGCGGGATTCTCGAAGCGGGCGACGACGACACTGCCGTCCGGGACCGGCTCCGTCTTGTTGAGGGTGACCATGTAGGTGGCGTAGGCCAGCCGGTAGTTGAACACGAACATCTTGCCGGTCAGCTTCAGCGGATCGGGCCCGGTCTCGCGTTGGCATCCGGCAAGCCCGGCTGCGGCGATGAGGACAACGGCGGCGAGCATCTTCATGCTCTCATTTCCTCTTTGTTGCGGCGATAGTGGCGTCTCGCCTTCGTACGATTGCCGCAAACGGCCATGTCGCACCAGGTTCGGCTCCGGTTGCGGCTGCGGTCGAGAAACAGCCACTCGCAATTGGGGCATATCTTCAGCCGATCTGGTTCCGGATCGGCTGCGAGGCTGAGCGCCGAATGCGCAGCGGCCGCGTCGAGTGTGATGTATTCGCCTTTGTACGGCGGCTGGCGCAGGATCGTCGCAATCGCCTCAAGCAGATCCGCCAGCAAATCGGGCCGGTTTTCGGCCCGGCCACGGGCTCGAAAATATTGGTCCGTCGCCTCCCGCAAACCTATGAGCAATCCGCGGTTTTCGGGGCGCGCCGGAACAAGCATGCCGAAGCGCTGCCTTTCCGCGCCGTGACGATTGGCGGCCTCGGCAAAGGAAACCATCGCTACGGCATCGGCGAAACGATCGATCCGGCGCTCCGGATCAAAGCGCAGCACGACTGAATTTGCGACGTCCAGTGCCAAGGCGCCGCCCGAGAATCTATGCGCGGTCCAAGTGAAGCTCATGTGAAAATCCTAACTAGCAAAACCGAGTTTACCAGTTATATTGATTCTGTCACTAGAGCCGCATTGAGGAAAGTGAAAAGCGTTTTCCCGCCCACGTCCCTCGCATGTTGAATTCCATAAGGGCTATGATCTCGGATTGCTTCGATCCGGATCGCCGCGATCTAACGGATGTGCCATGGCCTATTTTCTTCAGCAGATCGCCAACGCCGTGCCCGTCGCCGCACTCTACGCGGCGCTGGCCTTCGGCTATGCGCTCGCCTTTGCCGTCACGCGCCGGGCCGATCTGACCTATGGTGCACTCTTTGCATTTGCCGGTCAGATGTTCGTGCTTTTCGCGGATTTTGGCTGGAGCCGGTTTTGGCTGGTGTTGCCGGCCGCCCTCGGCCTGGGAGCGGCGGCGGCATTCACATTCGGGCTGGGAGCGGGGCTGGTCGCCGGGCGCTACATCATGCGGCCGCTTGCTTTCTCCTCGGCGAACGCGGTGATTGTTGCCTCTCTCGGCACTCTGCTGGTGCTCATGGAAACGGCTCGCCTTGCTTCGGATACGCGAAGCCTGTGGTTGCCGCCCTTTTTGAACGACGTCATCATCTTGTGGCCGGGCTCGGGATTTCCCGTGACGCTGACGGTCATTCAACTGCTGAACACTGTTCTGATGGCCGCTCTGGTTGCCGGCGGGCACTGGCTGCTGACCCATTCTTATTTCGGGCGTTATTGGCGCGCCGTCTCGGAGGATCGAGAGGCAGCGGCGCTTTGCGGCGTCGACCCGGCGACCGTCTACATCGTTGCCTACGGGGTCGCGTCGCTGATTGCCACCTTCTGCGGAGTTCTTGCCGCCTCCTACTATGGCAATATGGACTTCGGCACCGGCCTGACCTTTGGCGTCAAGGTCTTGTTTATCGCGGCGATCGGTGGCCAGACAGCGCCGCTGTTTGCCGCCCTTGGAGCCGCCGGTATCGGCCTCCTCGAAACACTATGGGGAGCCTACGGACCGATCCTCTGGCGCGATTTCGCGATCTTTGGTTTCCTGGTCATCGTATTGGTGGTGACCCGCCGCGAAAAGTTTATTCCCTGATCCGTATTACCGCGTCCAGCGGTCCCGTGCCGTGTCGTCGGCGTCCTTGGCGCTGACCCATTCGCCGACGCTGCCGTCGATGCGATGTTCCTTCTTCCAGAAGGGCGCCGACGTCTTCAAGAAATCCATGATGAGATTTGCGCCGTCGAAAGCCGCCTGCCGGTGCGGTGAGGCGGTTACTACCAGCACGATGTTTTCGCCGGGTCTGATTTTGCCGAAGCGGTGAATGGCCGTTGCAGCCTGCAGACCGAAACGCGCCACGGCTTCGTGGCAGATGCGTTTGATCTCGGCCTCCGCCATGCCGGGATAATGCTCGAGCTCGAGCGCGCCGAGCGTCCCCGCTTCATCCCGGCAGAGCCCGGAAAATGTGACCACGGCACCAATGTCCGACCGGCCGCGTGAGAGCGAGGAAATTTCGGCGGCGATGTCGAAGTCCTCGCGCTGGACGCGCACTGTGACGGCGGCGGCCATCGTTTCAGCCGCCCGTCATCGGCGGAAACAGGGCGATCTCGCGGGCGCCTGCGATCGGTTCGCCGTGATCGACGTGTTCCTGGTTTATCGCCGCGCGGATGACGCTCTGGTGTTCGAGCGCCGTCTGATATTCCTCGCCCCGCGTTTTCAGATGCGCGAGCAGATCGGCAATCGTGACGACATCCGCCGGCAGTTCCAGAGTTTCTTCACCCTTGCCGATGCGCTCCCGTACCCAGGAGAAATAGACGAGATTTACCGTGCTCATTCGTTGACCACATGTTTCAGCCCGGCGCGGAAATAATCATAGCCGGTATAAAGCGTGATGGCCGCTGCGATCCACAAGAGCAGGATACCCGCTTCTGTCGTATAGGGAACGATCTTGTCGCCAGCCGGACCGGCAAGCAGAAACGCGATCGCCACCATCTGGATGGTCGTCTTCCACTTGGCGATTCGTGTCACCGGTACGCTGACCTTGAGCGCTGCGAGATATTCCCGCAGGCCGGACACGAGAATTTCGCGGCAGAGAATGATGATCGCTGCCCAGATCGACCAGCCGGCAATCGTCCCGTCAGCCGCGACAAGCAGCAGGATCGAAGCAACGAGTAGCTTGTCGGCGATCGGGTCGAGCATTCGGCCAATATTGGAAGTCTGCTTCCAGATGCGGGCGAGATAACCGTCAAAGAAGTCGGTGATCGAGGCCGCCACGAACAAGACGAGGGCGGTCCAGCGTGCGAAGTCCGAACTGTGCAAGCGGCCCTCGACGAAGAAGCAGAGCACGATCAGCGGCACGATCAGGATACGGAAATAGGTCAGCAGATTCGGGACACTATAGGCGATGGGCGTTGGCATGGACTCGGTTTCTCTGGACACGACAATACCTCATTTCCCGCAATCCGGGGGCATCGGTGCAATCGATTCTAATCAAAGTGGAGCGGGATGCGGCGGACAACCGCTGCTCCTCTTCCGCATCCTGCTCAAATCAGAGCAGCGAGCGAAAAGCGAAAGCTGCCTTTCCCATCCTCTCCGGGTTTCACCTGTACAGAATGACTTTGCGACCATTAGGTCAACAGGTCATTGCGCGACGGTTGTCATATATGGTGGAATTCACCTGAACGCAGGCTGAATTGCGGCGCTCGCGTCATCATTTGGCGGCGTCCTCATGAAAATGTTCGTAGACGAGGCGCGCCACTGTTTCCGAGATGCCGTTCACTGCCATCAGATCGTTGACACCCGCGCGCGAGACCGCCTTGGCCGTTCCGAAATGCGTGAGCAGAGCGCGTTTGCGTGTCGGACCGATTCCGGAGATCTCGTCGAGCGGGTTCTTGACCATCTCTTTCTTCCGCCGGGCCCGGTGCGAGCCGATCGCGAAGCGGTGGGCTTCGTCCCGCAGTCTCTGAACGAAATAGAGCACCGGGTCTCGCGGCGGCAGGGTAAAGCTTTCCCGGCCTTCGATGAAGAAGCGTTCGCGGCCGGCTTCTCGATCGACTCCCTTGGCGACGCCGATCGCGGTCAGGCAGTCCTCGACATCGAGCTCCTTGAGAATGGCACGAACTGCCGTCATCTGCCCCTGGCCGCCGTCGATCAGGATGACGTCGGGCCAGGCCGGGAAGCCGGCGTCCTCGCTCGGTTCGGCGCCGCGGTTCGGCTTGCCTTCCTCCTTCAGCAGCCGCGAGAAGCGCCGCGTCATCACCTCGCGCATCATGCCGAAATCATCGCCTGGCGTGATGTCGGTCGATTTGATGTTGAACTTGCGATACTGGCCTTTGACGAAGCCCTCAGGCCCGGCCACGACCATGCCGCCGACCGCATTGGTGCCCATGATATGCGAGTTGTCGTAGATCTCGATCCGGCGCGGCACGCAGGCGAGCTTGAACGTCTCGGCGAAGCCTTCGAGCAGGCGCGCCTGCGATGCGGTCTCCGCCAGCTTCCGGCCATGCGCCTCGCGTGCATTTGCGAGCGCATGATCGACGAGATCCCGCTTCTCGCCGCGCTGCGGCACCTGGATCGACACCCTATAGCCGGATTTCTCGCTGAGCGCCTGACCGAGCAGTTCCTGCTCCTCGACGGGTTCGCAGAGCAGGATTTGCCGGGGACACGGCTTGTCGTCATAAAACTGAGCGAGAAACGCGCTGAGTACTTCGGCGGCAGGAAGCGAAGGATCGGCCTTGGGGAAATAGGCGCGGTTGCCCCAGTTCTGTCCCGTCCGGAAGAAAAACACCTGGATGCAGGAGATGCCGCCTTCGTGGTGGATCGCGAAGACATCCGCCTCCTCGACACCGGCCGGGTTGATGCCTTGATAGCTCTGGACATGGCTGAGCGCTGCCAGACGATCGCGGTAAAGCGCCGCGCGCTCGAAATCGAGGTTCTCCGAGGCATCTGCCATGGCGGAGGCGATAGTCGCCTTCACCGCTTGGCTCTTGCCGGAGAGAAAATCCTTTGCCTCATGGACCAGTTCCGCGTAGTCGGCATCACTGATCTCGCCGGTGCAGGGCGCCGAACAGCGTTTGATCTGATAGAGCAGGCAGGGGCGCGTGCGCGTCTCGAAGACGCTATCCGTACAGGTCCTGAGAAGAAAAGCCCGTTGCAGCGAATTGATCGTTCGTCCGACGGCCCCGGCAGACGCGAACGGGCCGAAATAGTCGCCCTTGCGGCTGCGTGCCCCACGATGCTTGTAGAGGGCGGGGGCGCGAGTATCGCCGGTAACAACAATGTAAGGAAACGACTTGTCGTCGCGCAGCAGCACGTTGAAGCGCGGACGCAGGCGCTTGATGAGGTTCGCTTCTAGCAGCAGCGCCTCGATTTCGGTCCGCGTCGTCACGAATTCCATGTTCGCGGTCTCGCGAACCATTCGCGCGATGCGATTTGAGTGCCCGCGTCCCTGAGCGTAGTTGCTGACGCGTTTCTTGAGGCTGCGGGCTTTGCCGACGTAGAGCACATCGCCGGCATCATTGAACATCCGATAGACGCCGGGCCCGTTCGGCAGGAGCTTGACGAAGGCCTGGATCAGTTCGGCGCCCTTGAGGTCCTCCGTCTTCGGTCGGCTTTCCGCCCACTCTATAGCCGGCGCGGGCCGTGCGTCTTCGGCCACGTCGAGCAGATCGTCTTCGTCGTCCGTTTCGGTGCCGTCATAAAGGATGCCGCCATCCGTGGGCGTCTGCCCGTTCATTCCACTATCTCCCGAATATCCGGCGTCTCCCAGGCAAGATGTTGGCCGCCGTCGAGCGCGATCATCTGTCCGGTAACCGACGGCGTGTCGAAAAGGAAGCGGATCGCGCGTCCGAACTCATCGAGCGCCGGTCCGCGCCGGAGGATCAGCGCTTCGACCTGGGCCTGGAAATCGCGCGGATCTTGCCTTTCGTTCGGCAGTGTCGGCCCCGGTCCGATGGCGTTGACCCGAATGTCGGGCGCTAGCGCTTGCGCCATCGTTTGAGTTGCCGTCCAAAGCGCCGACTTGGATAGCATATAGGAATAAAAGCGTGGATTTGGAGACCAGACGCGCTGATCGATGACGTTGACGATGAGACCGGCGACGTTGTCCGGACGCTGCCGCGCGAAATCGCGGGCAAGCAGGGAGGGCGCTTTGACATGCAAGGCGAAATGCCGCTCCCAAACGTCTTCGTCGAATTGATCCAGACTGTCGTTCTTGAAGACGGAAGCATTATTGACGAGGAGGTCGAGCGGACCGAGCAAAGCCGTTGTCTCCGCAATGAGCGTGGACGCGGCAGCCGAATCGGTGAGATCTGCCTTTAGCGCAACGGCCTTGGCACCGCCCGCGTTGAGCTTCGCTGCCAGCGCCTCGGCCTCGTCGAACGAGCCGTTCGCATGAATGGCGATCGCGAAGCCGTGCGTCGCCAGATCCTCAACTATCGCCTTGCCGATGCGTCGAGCGCCGCCGGTTACAAGCGCCGCTTTTGGTGTCTTTTTCAATGTTTGGTTCCGTCCTCGAATCCTCGCTCTGGCTGGACGAAGATATAGGCGAGAACCCGTGGGCTGAAACTCTCCCGTGACGATTCATTTCGAAAAAATTAATACCAGCGGTGTAATTTTCGTTATTTTGAACGGTTATAGTATAGCTTTGGTTAATCTTGAATTATGGTTAATAAAGTCTCTGTGTTGTGAAAGCAACACCAAATTTCGACCATGTTCGCGCCATCAAAATTTCACATTTTAGCTCTTGAGAATCCGCAATTTCTAGCCAATTTCCAGTCAACCGGGCGGGTTAATTACAGATGTCCGGTGTTTCACTAAGGCGCAATTGCTTAGGAACACCGGTTCGCAAAGGAGAATAGTATGCGTACGCTCACCACCACTCTCATGGCTTCCGCCATGGCCCTTGTTGCCTTCCAGGCCGCCCACGCCGCTGACGTCGTCGACGA is a genomic window of Sinorhizobium numidicum containing:
- the moaD gene encoding molybdopterin converting factor subunit 1, with the protein product MSTVNLVYFSWVRERIGKGEETLELPADVVTIADLLAHLKTRGEEYQTALEHQSVIRAAINQEHVDHGEPIAGAREIALFPPMTGG
- a CDS encoding CGNR zinc finger domain-containing protein, whose translation is MSFTWTAHRFSGGALALDVANSVVLRFDPERRIDRFADAVAMVSFAEAANRHGAERQRFGMLVPARPENRGLLIGLREATDQYFRARGRAENRPDLLADLLEAIATILRQPPYKGEYITLDAAAAHSALSLAADPEPDRLKICPNCEWLFLDRSRNRSRTWCDMAVCGNRTKARRHYRRNKEEMRA
- a CDS encoding AMP-binding protein is translated as MEVALSAGEFSISTLFAANLTVHGDRPALLMPGGRIVSYRELAERVDRQASQWRGRRGLAMIEADLSEHAVVAYLAALKAGHAVAMQSLNSMDADRQILKPEFCYSRFDGRWRLERLEGATEALHPDLAVLLSTSGSTGHGKCVRLSAANIQSNAQAIAAYLGLTASDRSCLVLPIHYSYGLSVLNAHLAVGASVYVPGGSILDEAFLDGLAKSGSTNLSGVPYSYDLLEKVGFRERDFPDLRFMTVAGGRPAPEMIRRYNEHLARRGALFFAMYGQTEATARIAYVPPDRLAGREDRIGIAISGGSLTIEDDQGRLIAAAETPGELVYRGPNVMMGYAGSRADLARGAELAELRTGDLAVRDAEGFFRIVGRTKRISKIAGLRIGHDSLEAALERRGIAAAVIGDDACIHAFYAATPGSGRPSPEEVRRILVAASGLTLMQIKVSCVDELPRLPSGKVDYRRLQDQAEERVRTDHGDGIASLFDQLFYPKKVQPGDSFLSLGGDSLRFVQLSVGLEKVLGEVPEAWEKMTVATLATLQKRETKGRQIGSDLMIRALAILLVVLHHETLWPIPGGSAAMVILAGFGLARFQVRALLSGAVLQILRPLGQILVPYYLIVAGYALGWGQVPWASVFLVGNFGFADPERHDMVPYLYWFIEAYCQMLVVFAAVFAVPFVRRAGQAKPFAVGMMLFAAALAARLALPLFVDIGNRQIFALPWVFYLAVLGWCAAVAETTFQRVMLMLAGTGAFLFFGLYEGVWIGTKIKYLLQIVVLATLLFLPRIRVPKWAIRMILPLSAAGFHIYLLHRFVPELLLLPMRPLLSPTVYSSCALVGGVGLGLVIWTAHQRLLQLLARSEGRRRPLDALRQLAGRLRFGRDGFLLPQPEMAVADQQN
- a CDS encoding molybdenum cofactor biosynthesis protein MoaE, which gives rise to MAAAVTVRVQREDFDIAAEISSLSRGRSDIGAVVTFSGLCRDEAGTLGALELEHYPGMAEAEIKRICHEAVARFGLQAATAIHRFGKIRPGENIVLVVTASPHRQAAFDGANLIMDFLKTSAPFWKKEHRIDGSVGEWVSAKDADDTARDRWTR
- the uvrC gene encoding excinuclease ABC subunit UvrC, with the translated sequence MNGQTPTDGGILYDGTETDDEDDLLDVAEDARPAPAIEWAESRPKTEDLKGAELIQAFVKLLPNGPGVYRMFNDAGDVLYVGKARSLKKRVSNYAQGRGHSNRIARMVRETANMEFVTTRTEIEALLLEANLIKRLRPRFNVLLRDDKSFPYIVVTGDTRAPALYKHRGARSRKGDYFGPFASAGAVGRTINSLQRAFLLRTCTDSVFETRTRPCLLYQIKRCSAPCTGEISDADYAELVHEAKDFLSGKSQAVKATIASAMADASENLDFERAALYRDRLAALSHVQSYQGINPAGVEEADVFAIHHEGGISCIQVFFFRTGQNWGNRAYFPKADPSLPAAEVLSAFLAQFYDDKPCPRQILLCEPVEEQELLGQALSEKSGYRVSIQVPQRGEKRDLVDHALANAREAHGRKLAETASQARLLEGFAETFKLACVPRRIEIYDNSHIMGTNAVGGMVVAGPEGFVKGQYRKFNIKSTDITPGDDFGMMREVMTRRFSRLLKEEGKPNRGAEPSEDAGFPAWPDVILIDGGQGQMTAVRAILKELDVEDCLTAIGVAKGVDREAGRERFFIEGRESFTLPPRDPVLYFVQRLRDEAHRFAIGSHRARRKKEMVKNPLDEISGIGPTRKRALLTHFGTAKAVSRAGVNDLMAVNGISETVARLVYEHFHEDAAK
- a CDS encoding branched-chain amino acid ABC transporter permease, translated to MAYFLQQIANAVPVAALYAALAFGYALAFAVTRRADLTYGALFAFAGQMFVLFADFGWSRFWLVLPAALGLGAAAAFTFGLGAGLVAGRYIMRPLAFSSANAVIVASLGTLLVLMETARLASDTRSLWLPPFLNDVIILWPGSGFPVTLTVIQLLNTVLMAALVAGGHWLLTHSYFGRYWRAVSEDREAAALCGVDPATVYIVAYGVASLIATFCGVLAASYYGNMDFGTGLTFGVKVLFIAAIGGQTAPLFAALGAAGIGLLETLWGAYGPILWRDFAIFGFLVIVLVVTRREKFIP
- the ndk gene encoding nucleoside-diphosphate kinase, producing MAIERTFSMIKPDATKRNLTGAITKMLEDAGLRVVASKRVWMSRREAEGFYAVHKERPFFGELVEFMSSGPTVVQVLEGENAIAKNREVMGATNPANAADGTIRKVHALSIGENSVHGSDGPETAAEEIAYWFAGTEIVG
- a CDS encoding glutathione S-transferase family protein; this encodes MPRKLYTLCGTDKARPFSPHVWKTKLSLAHKGLAFDIAPVGFTEIPKLEEGATKIVPLLRDGEKLVKDSFEIALYLEQAYPERATLFGGEGGKAMARFVEGWSQMTLHPVIGRIAIMDIHDSLDPVDQAYFRRSREERFGQSLEEIAEAGRSDIKAFSTKLEPLRHMLKAQPFLGGDRPLFADYIVFGALQWARIISPHRLLAAGDVVFDWFERCLDLHDGLGRSVTAA
- a CDS encoding DinB family protein — translated: MHDHYRMFADYNRWANRRLYTAAAELSDAEFREDKGAFFGSLHRTLNHILVADRVWMKRFTKQGDAPTALDAILHEDLDALTAARVAEDERIIAWVDSLDEARLATRFTYTPLTTPVDITQRLGPTLAHFFNHQTHHRGQAHAILTALGGPSLTLDLVFFLRTDGTRWAD
- the pgsA gene encoding CDP-diacylglycerol--glycerol-3-phosphate 3-phosphatidyltransferase, translating into MPTPIAYSVPNLLTYFRILIVPLIVLCFFVEGRLHSSDFARWTALVLFVAASITDFFDGYLARIWKQTSNIGRMLDPIADKLLVASILLLVAADGTIAGWSIWAAIIILCREILVSGLREYLAALKVSVPVTRIAKWKTTIQMVAIAFLLAGPAGDKIVPYTTEAGILLLWIAAAITLYTGYDYFRAGLKHVVNE